The Planktothrix tepida PCC 9214 genomic interval CCTGGACTAATATTAGTGGAGCGACTAATAATACTTTTGCCTTATCTCAAACCCAAGTTGGGAAAAAGGTACAGGTCAAAGTTAGTTATATCGACGGACAAGGGACAGCAGAAACGGTTAATAGTAGTCCAACTTCTGTTGTTACTAATATTAACGACGCTCCAACAGCCACTACGATTACCGACCAAACCGTTAACGAAGATAGCAATTTCAATCTCAATATTGCTAATAAATTTAGCGATATTGATGGAGACATCCTAACCTATAGCGCCGCCTTAGCCGATGGTACAGCCTTACCCAGTTGGTTAACTTTCGACAGCACAACGGGAACTTTTACCGGAACACCGACTAACAGTGATGTCGGAAATATTGCTATCAAAGTGACAGCTAAAGATAGCAGTAATGCCACAGTTGAAAATAGTTTCCAACTCACCGTTAATAACGTTAATGATGCTCCGACTACGACTGCTATTGGCAACCAAACCGTTAACGAAGATAGCAGTTTCAGTCTCAATATTGTTAATAACTTTAACGATATTGATGCAGGAGATAGTTTAACCTATACCGCCACCTTAGCCGATGGTAAAGCCTTNATTAATAATTTCAGCGATATTGATGCAGGAGATAGTTTAACCTATACCGCCACCTTAGCCGATGATAAACCTTTACCCAGTTGGTTAACTTTCGACAGCACAACGGGAACTTTTATCGGAACACCGACTAACAGTGATGTCGGAAATCTTGACATTAAAGTTATCGCAACCGATAGCAGTAATGCCACCGTTGAAAATAGTTTCCAACTCACCGTTAATAACGTTAACGATGCTCCAACTACGACTGCTATCGGCAACCAAACCGTTAACGAAGATAGCAATTTTAATCTCAATATTGTTAATAATTTCAGCGATATTGATGCAGGAGATAGTTTAACCTATAGCGCCACCTTAGCCGATGGTACAACTTTACCCAGTTGGTTAACGTTTAATAGCACAACGGGAGAATTTACAGGAATACCCAGTAACAGTGATGTTGATGCGTTGACTATTAATGTTACTGCTACCGATAAAAGCGGGGCAAGTATTAGCGATAGTTTCCTGTTGAGCATTATACCAACACCGACACCGACACCGACGGTAACACCCACGCCGACACCAACGGTAACACCAACACCGGAACCTACACCAACACCAACGGTAACACCAANCTCCAGTGGGGATATCTACGACCCCACCCGTTTTGTGAAAGCCATCGCCTTTCCCACCCTAAAAGCCAACGTTGTCAGCGATCAATCCATAGCAGGTACAACAGAAGCTGATACCGTCTTTGGTAAAGAAGGTAACAACAACATCCAAACCGGAGATGGGAATGACTACATTAACGGTAATCAAGGTGAGGACTTTATTGATGCTGGTAAAGGCAATGATACCGTCTTGGGTGGCAAAGACAACGACCAAATCGACGGCAGCGATGATGATGATGACTTGTTTGGCAACCTGGGTAACGATACCATTGCTGGAAATATTGGCAATGACTCGATTAATGGTAACGAAGGAGATGACCTAA includes:
- a CDS encoding putative Ig domain-containing protein, whose protein sequence is MTVTAVNDAPTATPITAQTATEDSSFSLNIANNFSDIDGDILTYSAALADGKPLPSWLTFDSKTGTFTGTPTNSDVGNIAIKVTAKDSSNATVENSFQLTVNNVNDLPTGNVNITGTATQNQTLTATTNTLADVDGLGTFNYQWQESADNGVTWTNISGATNNTFALSQTQVGKKVQVKVSYIDGQGTAETVNSSPTSVVTNINDAPTATTITDQTVNEDSNFNLNIANKFSDIDGDILTYSAALADGTALPSWLTFDSTTGTFTGTPTNSDVGNIAIKVTAKDSSNATVENSFQLTVNNVNDAPTTTAIGNQTVNEDSSFSLNIVNNFNDIDAGDSLTYTATLADGKAXINNFSDIDAGDSLTYTATLADDKPLPSWLTFDSTTGTFIGTPTNSDVGNLDIKVIATDSSNATVENSFQLTVNNVNDAPTTTAIGNQTVNEDSNFNLNIVNNFSDIDAGDSLTYSATLADGTTLPSWLTFNSTTGEFTGIPSNSDVDALTINVTATDKSGASISDSFLLSIIPTPTPTPTVTPTPTPTVTPTPEPTPTPTVTPXSSGDIYDPTRFVKAIAFPTLKANVVSDQSIAGTTEADTVFGKEGNNNIQTGDGNDYINGNQGEDFIDAGKGNDTVLGGKDNDQIDGSDDDDDLFGNLGNDTIAGNIGNDSINGNEGDDLIDGGDGKDQLFGGENNDSIKGGNETDLIFGNLGTDLIEGNDGDDSLFGNEQRDTISGNSGDDLIYGGEDNDLLDGNEGNDALWGDDGDDTLDGGQDNDILTGGKGNDILVGASGADTLTGGEGSDRFVLVSGFGPDTITDFTSGVDIIVLDGGLTFEQLTLTLVNGSTQIQVNNQILATLNNVDPNLLTVTNFTTSIF